The Rissa tridactyla isolate bRisTri1 chromosome 6, bRisTri1.patW.cur.20221130, whole genome shotgun sequence DNA segment ATTGTAAAGCCaacaaacttattttaaaatggtaaGTGCCACATACAAAATATAGCACAATACACTACTGACTACGCAGGTGCTGTCACTGACAGAGGTATTCCCTCACCAAGGCAGATGGAAATTCCAGTGCAAAGCTTAGGCAAAATAAGCATGAAAAaccttttatatatacatatatacacacacacaaatgaaacCAACACCAAAGACAGCAAGAGACTTGGATCTGGGCGTGCATGGTGCTCCCTGCATTTATCTAGTACACGCTATTTTAGACACAAATAGAAGTCCCAGACACAAGCAGCAAGCACAGCAGGACACCACACAAACTCCAGATTCTTCAACAGACAGCCCCAATGCTGGGGATTTCTTCTAAccaactcatttttcttcttaccaGCACTAAAAAACACACGTGATTCCTTGAAGTATATTTTCTCCGAGCAGATCATTGTACACGCCTTACTAAACACAAAATACTCCAAAGGGTCACCGCTTTGAGCTCTCGCCCACTTTTACAGAGAAAGCGGTGACTGCATTCACCCGTGAGCCCCGACGTGAGCTGGAGACTCTCGACTTCAAAACCCTTCCTCACCCTGTTGCTGCAGAAAGGCCTAGGCAAGGACAGCAGAAAGCAACCACAAAAGGTCGGGTCTGAAAAGTGCTGACCCAATTTGCATGCTAGGGAACATGCAAATAGAAAGAGATCTAAATCTCTTTAATTACACTAATTTTAGGTATTATTTCCCCAAATGGCAGGTACAGCCTTCAGACAGAATTAAGTGCTCGGCGGTCAACTTTTTCTTGAAATTTAGGAACATCAGATACAAGTTACTACACAGACCTTCACCCACAACTGAAACATAAGCCAATGCTCGTACAAAGCCACGGCATTATGAGATGGAAATTATAATGCATACAGCTTAAGTTGTAACAGGAGGAAATCCAGCAGTCAAAATGTAGTTGCGCAAGCAGCCAGAAGAACAAAGATAAACTCTCCTACAGGGACAAAAAGGTGGAATGGCACTTGCTATTTAATAACCTGAAATTATCTGAACATCACATCCCAGCATCCCAGCCAAGGGATGTCACCTATGGGAACGCTGCCAGCGAGCAAACAAGCAGCACTCAGCACTGCTGCAGGTTTTTGCAGGAAGACTCTTGCCTAAGCACTAACCTCAGCTCACACTGCCCTACAACAAGAGGGTAAAATACCACAGACGTTCCGCCTCGCTGTGAGGCAAGTCGTTACTTCAGAAGGCTACATCagccttttcagcttttctttcaaaaagcaacATGGTGTCTAAACAGACACCCATGGAACATGCTTTGCACtcaatatttgaaataaaagtggAGAAACAACTGAGAGTCAGGTGTGCTGAACACCACACAGGAAAAGGCTCACAAGGCAGAAGGATCTGCCTTCCGCAGGGAATGCAGAGAGACCCTTAGGCGGACATTTAGGACCAATTCAGCAGACAGCCAGGACACGCAAGGGAGGAAGTTCTTGATGGCCAGCCACCGTCAGACATGGTGGAGCTTCCAACCTGTGCCAAGCCCCACTCACCTGGTATTTGGGCGCGTTATTGCACTGGGGGAAACTGCCGTTCACCTCCCCGTTATGCAGCAAGTTATTGTCCACCAGGTTCCAGCCCCAACTCTGGTCGTCgctccccagcagggccacgtacCCCTGGCACTGCATGGCCGCCCGCTTCGTGGCGATGCCGATGACAGCGACGGTGCCCAGCGGGCCCTCCCACCAGACCTCCCAGGCGTGGCGGCCCTCGCTGAAACCGATCTTGGTCCGCGCCCCGTCCGTGCTCTGGGCGATGGGGTTGCGGTGCAGCGTGAAGCCGTTCTTCTTGATGTAGACGTTCCGTGAGCAGTCGTTGGTGCTGAAGGCGTGGTGGAAGGCACGGACctaggggaggaggagaaaggggtgAAGATAAAATACCTGCCACGTTTCTTAAGGTCCCCCCTCGATTTCCGATGGCGGGTGGGCCAagcagctggggggggtgtccctgaggggctggggggctacTGAGGGGGATTGTCCTCGAGGGGCTGAGGGGGGATATTGTCTCCAAGGGGTGCTGAgtatctgggggggggggaattgtcctcgagaggctgggggggctgctgagCATCGGTGGGGACTGTCGCCGAGGGGCTGGAGGGACGAGGGGGGGGATTGTCCCCGAGGGGCTGCGgcgggtggtggggggtgtccccggggggctggggggtgccggGCTTACCTTGCCCTTGTAGGTGGGCACGTTGCAGAGGATGTCGGTGCGCAGGGCCTCCTCGGCCAGGCAGCGGGCCGCCAAGCTGCGCCACACCTCGCTGTTCTCGTCGCCGTGCAGGACGCGATGCCACAGCTTACAGACCAGCGCGCAGCTCCTCAGCTCCCGCAGCTCCAGGTAGGAGAACACCAGCTCCAGCACCCGCCCCGGCAACCGCCAGCCcggccctcccgccgccgccgccgccgcccccccgccggggcccgCCGCCATcgcctccctcccgctccccgagagccccgcgggcggcgggccgggccgcgagGGCCGCGCTGCCCCTCCCCTGGCCGGCGACAGCGGCGGCGGGCCCCGGGCCCAGCGCCCTCCCACCCAAGGCCCCTCACGGCCCCTCACGGCGAGGGGGCGCccgcgcccggcgccgccatcTCCGCCCGTCCCGCCCGGCGGCGCATGCGCggagcggcggccggcggcggcgaggTGAGGCGGCGCGgaggggcccggcggggcggggcggcggcgccttcacacccacccacccccctacGGTGACCGGGAAGGGCCCGTCGCACCCCCCCGGGCCGCGGGTGGAGGGGGCGAGGGGCTCCCGAGCTGGCCTCCCCGGAGTCGGGCCTACCGGGACAGAGGGGCGGCCGGGAAAGGTGGTCTCCGTCGCCGGAGCGGGGGAGGCCGGCCGCGAACCGGCGAGCCGAGTTGCGGGTAAGGTCCCCGGCGGTGTCTATGGTTGTATTTAATCGACGAGACTGAAGTTTCCCTGGTGGATGGGATGGGGTCTAGCTGCTCTTTAGACCGGGCTCGGCCAAAGTCACACGCGAAACATAACgtcgttaaaaaaaaaacaaaattaacaaaaccccTTTTATGGCCCAATAATGCCATAAAACTATAGACTTAAGGCAGCGCCCCAGTCGCCGAAGCCGTAGCTCCCACAGACTCTGCGTTGCTGTCTGCACCCCTACCTTGGTATTAGCTCTCCTTCCCCCGCAGCATCCTGGTCTCTCCAGAACTTGTGTTTTTGTATTGCTCTTTCCCCCCAACCCCACTTCATTTTCTGCTGGTTTGGTCCCCTGAACAGACCCCTCGCGCCAAGGAGAGGGCTGGGAGCACAGTAAGCTGGATGGGCGCGCTTTGAGGCCTGATTAAACCCGTTGAGAACCTCATAACTACCTCCCTTGAACAGGTAACGCCTTTTGAAAAAGATGACATTGTTTATCGTTTTATGCAAACACGCTTTAGTCTTTACCAGTCAGGAGAAAATTACGAGTTTGGTGTCTTCCCCTTGCCCCTCTCCAGCTCATCCCCTTGGGAGCTATGCCCCCGTTTAGTCAGGCACGCCGTGTCCTTGCGCGCTGAGGAAGCAGCTCTCGCCTCGGCGGCCCCGTCAGCACAGTGCGGGTCCAGGTGCCAGCACCGCTGCCGTTCCGCGCTCTCCTGGCTGGTGTTGATGCTGTTTGAGCCAAGGCTTCACTGGGGCACTGATCTGTGGAGGTGCCTGTTGAGTTTCAAGCAGTTTGCGTTACAGTCACCGCGACGATCTTATTGCTTAGATAAGCTTTCCACTGTAATGAGACCGGCACCAGCTCAGTtcagggtttgtttctttttgttgcaGAGGTGTCCCTGAAACATGGCGGACAAATGGACTGGAGGACATTCGTCCTCTATACTGTGCTTGAACGCAAACACAGAAGGGCTGGTGGCTTCAGGCGCGGAGCGAGGCGAGCTCACgctgtgggatgggggaagcACTCCAGCAGGACAGCTCCAGCTCCCCAAGGCGGACGACGTGACCTCCGTGGTGTTCTCTGCCCGCCATCCCACCAGGCTGTACACCTCCCACGGAGAAACTATCAGTTTGCTGGATGTCCGATCCCTCAAGGAGCCCATTGAACGCTTCCACGTGAATGAGGAGGAGATCAACTGCCTGTCAGTGAACGAGACCGAGAGTTTCTTGGCTGCGGCAGATGACTCGGGGGCAATAAAGATCATGGACTTGGAAAACAAGAAAGTCAGCCGGTCCTTGAGACACTCAAACATCTGCTCCTCTGTTGTCTTTCGACCTCAGAGGCCTCAAAGCCTTGTTTCCTGTGGACTGGACATGCAGGTGATTTGCATAGAAGTAGATGGTTATCGGAGAAGCGAAACGATAACTACCCACCTGTGTAGCCAGGCACCAACAGACTTTCACTAAGACTCAGGGTGTACAGCCTGCAGTTGCCAGAAAGCTGCTTAACTTAAAGTAGTTTTGGTGGAGAAGCTGCGCCATTTTCTACTCGGCAGTTCCTCTccctatttttatctttattaatAGTTACATTATAGAAgtaggtggggtggggggaaatgtGAAAGTGGTGCAAAGCACGCTCTGGCCACATTAGCTCTCTGTTGGACCCAAAACCAGAAGTTGTCCTAAGTTATGGCTGCAGAGGAAATGCAGAACAAGTCATTTTTATAAATTTATCCTTTGTTCTGACTAACCTCTTGGAAGCGTTAAGTGTTCTTTGCCCTTTATGCTTTTCCATGCCACTTGTGGAAGCGCTCTGAGAAAAACCATGCTAGGAGTTAACGCGGTTTTAGGTTACGTTGCCAAAGCAGGCCACCCAGAACGGCtctttttcagtaatttctttCCAGTGGTTGAGATCTGACCACATTCCTAGTTTAGCACAAGATTAAAACTATCACTTCTACAAAGGTTTCCGTGGTTCTAGTGGTATTAGGGTGAAGTTGCTTTGACAGCGATGAGCAGTTTCACTGTGTGTTCTCCAAACCAAAGAGCATCTAACACTCATTAGAACAAATACATGCTGATATTTAGCATAAGCAGTATTTTTCCATATTAAAGCcatggatcatagaatcataggatcatataACTTCAGTAAGTATAAATATCCAAATAGGGGCAGATTGATGGAAGCCTGCCAGGTTTAGACTTTGccaaattttcagaaattttctgaattctttttttattcatttattcatagGTTGACTAAAAGATGGATGTAGGATTTTAAATGGAAGTACCGTGAGAAACTTCTTTGCAGATATACCAAAGTGGTAGTCAGAGAGTAGTAAATGCTCGGCATCTTAGACGGGTGACTTAGTTTCAGGTCCCTAAAATGCAGGTTCACAAGCCTATggctggaaacttttttttatcGGAATTGTAACCATTGATATATACCACTTCTGTGCGAGTGAAATGGTGGGGGTTTTTGTGACTTTCTAGTTTTAGTATGGTTTACTGTAGCTTGGGAAGTTGGCTTTTAGGTGAAAGCCAGGATCCCAGATTAGTAGGAATTTGTTAGTGTGGTTTTGTGCAATGAAAAGAACGTTTTTCTGCATCAAGGCTGGCTTTAAGATACATCATTTCACAAAGAGAAGCTGAGCTGCAATAGTCTGAAATGCTGAGCTGCAGCATGTCTTTGGACAAGTTACGAGCCCTACAAGCATCAAGCTCGTACGTCAAACCCTCACTGAAGCTGTATCTGATGAGAACTGAAATTTAGGTTGCTGGAGTTTTTTCAGAAGTTCCATGGAAGCAGGGAAAATGCCAGGAGGACTGAAAATACTTAGTTTGCAGAAAACTTGTTAGGACTTGCTGAATTCATAAAGCTGATGCAGTGCTGTCTGTGATGAAAACGGGAGTATGCCTTAAGCATTAGGACCCAGCCTCTCTGATTTACTCTGCTCTGCACAGTCATCGTGGAAAGTTTTCCCTTTCATCGGTAGCAAAGTAGTTTTAATGTAGCAGCAACAGCAGTGGCTAAAACAGAAAAGTGACGAGAAACAACGTATTTTTGATATTTTAGTGTGATTTGGATTACAGGAACGCAGAGCCAGTGTGACAGCTCTTTTGTGGCCCAAATTTAGAGACGCCTGTACTTTCTACTGGAGATTATTAGTggaggaatatttttattaataacaaattgaagctttgattaaaaaaagccaactgcACACCAGTACTGCATTAGATTGACTTGTGCTTTCCTATCTCTTGGCCTTGAAAATGACAATCAATGAAAAAGTATtgagagaattatttttaactggTGCAGTATAAATCTATGGTACTTGAATTGCTGTATGAGACGCAGGATTCATTTGAAGGCACAGTTATTGCTTCATGAGGGGCCTGGAGGTGGGgtggcattttaaaagcaagcctAAAAGCTCAACCTCCCCCCAGTCTCATCAGGAAAAGTACGCCCTGCCTTGATAGGGAAATAGCACAAACCAGATCTACTCAttggataaaaaaaacaaaacaacaaaaaaaaaaacatatatgtCTGAAGGCCTGAACTACTGTTTGCCTTTTGCTGTTCCATTTTTCAAACATGTTCATGGAAGAGATTATTTTAGGACAAGTACGTAGCAGAGACAGAACTAAAATTCAGAATGATAACGATCTCCATTTACTGCTAGCGTTTCCGTGTCCCTCCTTTTAAATAATTGATGTGCAGTATATTATGATTACTGCTGCTGAGATGAATGCAAAAGCACTTAGAACAGCTTTTTCATCCATTTTGTGGTCTAAAGGTCTGAGTCATTGACTCTGCTGAGTAGGGCAGCACGAGGCTTTGGAAAGCGCGCCATAAAGATCTGCCGTATTTATCAGGTGAACTTCAACCACCCCTCACAACACATCTTGCGTCTCTGGCGCTCATGCGTAGCCTTTGCTAGAGCAAGAAGTGTGGTTGTGTATTTTTACTATTAGTTTGGATTTCATGTAAAATGGACAAATTCATtgattcatgcttttttttttcaaggttatGCTGTGGAACCTGCAGAAAGCTCGCCCCTTGTGGACCACAAATCTGCAGGAGTGTGACACGGAGGAAGACAGTCCACAGTCAGCTGGCCAGTTCTTTAACCCGCCGCTAGCACATTCCCTGTCTGTCGCATCGTGTGGCAACATCTTTGGCTGCGGAGCTCAAGACGGCAAAGTCAGAATATTCAGGGTCACCGGTGTCAAGTTCGAACGTGAGCTGGAGTTTCAAGGTCACAGTTTGGGAGTATCGCAGGTCCTCTTTATGCCAGAAGCGTACTGGTTGTTGACTGGAGGAAATGACGGGAAAGTCTTGCTCTGGGATGTCAGCAGTGAGgttggaaagcagcagaaaagtcCAGCAAAAtctctgcagagaaagaaggCCCAAGCACCCGCTTCCACCAAAAAAGATGGAAAGCTCAACA contains these protein-coding regions:
- the FBXO45 gene encoding F-box/SPRY domain-containing protein 1, giving the protein MAAGPGGGAAAAAAGGPGWRLPGRVLELVFSYLELRELRSCALVCKLWHRVLHGDENSEVWRSLAARCLAEEALRTDILCNVPTYKGKVRAFHHAFSTNDCSRNVYIKKNGFTLHRNPIAQSTDGARTKIGFSEGRHAWEVWWEGPLGTVAVIGIATKRAAMQCQGYVALLGSDDQSWGWNLVDNNLLHNGEVNGSFPQCNNAPKYQIGERIRVILDMEDKTLAFERGYEFLGVAFRGLPKVCLYPAVSAVYGNTEVTLVYLGKPLDG
- the WDR53 gene encoding WD repeat-containing protein 53 — its product is MADKWTGGHSSSILCLNANTEGLVASGAERGELTLWDGGSTPAGQLQLPKADDVTSVVFSARHPTRLYTSHGETISLLDVRSLKEPIERFHVNEEEINCLSVNETESFLAAADDSGAIKIMDLENKKVSRSLRHSNICSSVVFRPQRPQSLVSCGLDMQVMLWNLQKARPLWTTNLQECDTEEDSPQSAGQFFNPPLAHSLSVASCGNIFGCGAQDGKVRIFRVTGVKFERELEFQGHSLGVSQVLFMPEAYWLLTGGNDGKVLLWDVSSEVGKQQKSPAKSLQRKKAQAPASTKKDGKLNKVASNEHARVLPKLTIEHGEKVNWISCAEIKGSKRVLVADQSSSVSVYPLPEP